A window of Cyanobacteria bacterium GSL.Bin1 genomic DNA:
GCTAACTCCAATTGTTCCCAAACTTGAGGATCAAAATGCAACATTTCCGCTCCCGAACGGAAAATAATTCTCTCTTGTGCCAAGCGTTCTAAATTAATTCTGGTTTTCTCGGGTAAGCGTTCCGCCAGCCTCTGAATCGAGCTTTTTAACTCCTTTTCGTAGGCTGACCCGGCATACGCCTGCAACATTCTTGCCCCTAAAGTCAGTGCAAACAATTCCCCTTGCGTGAGGGTAATACTAGGCAAACGCCATTGCGCATCGGTATAGTACCAGCCTTGCTTGTGGCTGTATTCCAAGGGAGCATGATAGCGATCGCGCAAAAACGCTAAATCTTTCCGAATCGTCCGCTCACTAACTTCTAGGGCTGTGGCTAAAGTATCACTGGTTTGACGTTGCTTAGAACGCAGAAAGCCATCGATTTGTAGTAGCCTCTCCAACTGCCGAGACATCACTTAAAATTAGTAATTTTTGAGGATTGGCTTCATTGTAGGATAGCAACCCGGAAAAAACACTTCCGCTTTGTAATAACAGTTCTTCAAAGACGCTTAAGGCTTCTTGATTGAGATCTAAGGCATTGAGGGCTAAAGCTTTGCCGTTAAGGGCTTCTATCAGTTCCGGATCGAGGGTGAGGGCTTGATTGTAAGATTGCAGTTGGTCTTCAAACCGTTTGACTTGGGCAAAGGCAAATCCTTGATTTAACCAGATGCTCGCTGCCTTCGGGAATGTTTCTAAGCCCTGATCGTAAAGCGCGATCGCGCTGCGATACTGACCTTTCCGCACGAACGTATTGGCGCGTTGAATTTTATAAATTGCATAAAGGCGGGAAAAAATCCAAATCCCCACTACAGCACCAACTGCCAACACAACTAAGCAAATTCGCCACTTGTGCTGTTTCATCGCATTGGGTT
This region includes:
- a CDS encoding tetratricopeptide repeat protein, with product MGNKDQPNAMKQHKWRICLVVLAVGAVVGIWIFSRLYAIYKIQRANTFVRKGQYRSAIALYDQGLETFPKAASIWLNQGFAFAQVKRFEDQLQSYNQALTLDPELIEALNGKALALNALDLNQEALSVFEELLLQSGSVFSGLLSYNEANPQKLLILSDVSAVGEATTNRWLSAF